The DNA sequence ACACCCCTACCGCTTTAAACTTTTCTCCCGGCTTTAAATTTTCCTTTATGTCATTGATGGTCACACAAATATCGTCCAACATCATTACCACCTTAATATCGTGAAAAATTCGCCGTGAATCCCTACGCTTTACATTTTATACCACTAATAAATGGCAAACGCCACCTGGACATTTTAATCGCTCAAGGGTAATATACTGACAAATGAAAAGGGGGAATTACAATCATGGCTAACATAAAAGAGCGCCTGCGCAACGGAGAGGCATTGATTGGGACGTTTGCGGTTGTGCCCTCGACGGACTCCATCGAGATACTGGCGCTTGGCGGATTTGATTTCGTGGTTTTGGACAGGGAGCACGGCCCTCATTCAGTGGAAAAATTGCAGGACATGGTCAGGGTAGCCCAATTGCACGGAATGGGAACTCTGGTGAGGGTACCGGAAAATTGCGAGAAGGAAATACTTTGGGCGCTGGATACCGGCGCTGACGGAGTGCTGGTTCCTATGATTGAAACGGCTTCGGATGCGGCTAATGCAGTCAAGGCATCTAAGTACGCTCCGATAGGCCATAGAGGAGTGGCCCTGGTAAGGTCGTCAAGATACGGGAGCTTGGAGATTTCGTCCTATCTTAATAAAGCCAACGAGGATACATTTGTTGCACTGCAATGCGAAAACACCAAAGGGCTAGCTAATCTAGAAGAGATAGCAAGCATGCCGGGAGTGGATATGATATTTTTCGGTCCCTTCGATATGTCCGCCTCCTTGGGTATACCTGGCAAAGTTGACGACCCGAAAGTAAGGGACGCAGCCGCAAGAGTGCTTGACGTATGCAAAAAGTTCGGCAAGGCTGCAGGAACCTTTGCGACATCGGCCGATGGAGCTGCCAGATACATCAAGGAAGGCTTTAACGCCGTTGGCCTTGGCATTGAAGCTGCCATTTACCTAAATGCCGTAACGAGCCTCGTTAAAGCAGCAAAGGACGAGGCGAAGAAATAAGATATGTACATAACCACAGCCCTATCCCGCAAATTGTCATATCCTAAATTTCTCCAGTTCTGCAGGATGGGCCGGCTTTGTGACTATGTTTAAGCGATCCTCCTCGGACGTCATCAAAATTCGCACAGGATCACCTTCATGATCGCTGTAGCGCGCAACAAACCTGGCAGATACTTCAAAGTTTTCCTGAGTGAGCAAACCGTCTCGGGAATAAAGCAATGCTACCGGGCCTTTCACGTTAATTGGGTTTACAAGCCACATCCATGGAAGGCGCAGTTGAAGCAGTCTTTTGTTCTCCTTCATATCCCTTCCTATGACCAGGTGGGCTTTGGGCGGCAGTAAGAAATGCCTGCCCACACGAAGGAGGGCAATGTGAAAGAAGGAAATTTGCCCCTCAAAGGCCTTCATGAAACGTCTTAGCTTTAGCGAAAACAGTTTTTCCGTAAGCGGACATCCTCCCGCAGGCGAGGGATACTTCTTGATATGCCATTCTTGCGCTAAGGCTATCTGTACCTTTCTGCCGCGTCCGGAGATGGCAAGCAGGCGGTTCCTGTCAATCAATCCTTCCCTTTCAGGAGCCGTTGGTGGCAACAACTTTGCCGATAAAGGCCTTAAGATGTAATCTCCAAAGCCGGACGCTTCGTCAACCCGTCTTAAAGCGGCAATGGTCTGAGATTTTGGCCTTTCTCCTGCCACTTCGCCCGTAGCCAAGAAGTCGTATCCTCTTTGTTTCATCATATTCCCTGCCGTCTTTAGCATCAAGGCATGACAGTCTATGCAGGGGTTCATGTATTTGCCAAAACCGTGAGGCGGGCCAGTCAGGAGATTAATGTATACTCTTTCGGGAAGCGGTGCTATAATTAGCGGATAGTCGTACAGGCGAGCTGCAGAAACTGCCTTTTCGGAGGTAAGGAAGGGTGCGGTAAACGTCAAACATGTGACTTGGACGCCGTTTCGGCGTAAGACCTCGCCTGCAAGCAGCGAATCGAGTCCTCCAGAAAAAAGAAGAAGTGCTTTGGGCGATCTTTTTGCCATCTTTCCTTCCTCCCAAAACGTATAATTATTTATTGATAAATACATATCAGCTTTGATAGACTATCCGAAGTTTCTCGATGCGTCAAATACGCTCGAAACCTATGAGGTGGTTAGTAGATGGACAATATCAGGAACTTTTGCATAATCGCTCACGTCGACCATGGGAAATCGACGCTGGCGGACCGACTGCTTGAATACACCAATACGATAGAGTCAAGAAGAATGAGAGAACAGTTTCTGGACACTATGGACATAGAGCGGGAACGAGGCATAACGATCAAGTTGGTTCCCGTCAGGATGAAGTATAAGGCAAATGACGGACAGGAATACATCTTAAACCTGATAGATACTCCCGGTCACGTAGATTTCAGCTATGAAGTGTCAAGGTCCCTTGCAGCCTGCGAGGGGGCACTGCTCGTGGTGGACGCCACGCAGGGAGTGGAGGCCCAAACCTTGGCCAATGCCTATTTGGCGGTAGATCAGGGGCTGGAGATAATTCCCGTGATCAATAAAATAGACTTACCTAGCGCGCAGCCTGATGAAGTTTTACGTCAAATAGAGGAAATAATAGGCTTGGATGCCTCTCAAGCTCTACTAGTAAGTGCCAAGGAGGGCATAGGCATACCGGAGGTCTTGGAGGCCATAGTCAAAAGGATTCCGCCTCCCAAGGGCGATGTCAACGCCCCTCTACAGGCGCTTATCTTCGATTCGGTTTATGACAACTACAGAGGCGTCATCTCTTACGTGAGACTGGTTAACGGTTCCGTTAAAAAAGGGCAAAACATACTTTTCATGGCAACCAGGAAAGTGTACGAGGTAGAGGAGGTGGGATTTTTTATCCCCTTCATGTCTCCTTCTGAGGAAATTCGAGCAGGAGAGGTTGGCTACGTAATTGCAAACGTCAAGACTCTCTTTGAGGCCAGAGTGGGAGATACCATTACGGATGCCAACAAGCCGACGGATAGACCTTTGCCCGGCTACAAGCACGTAAAGCCGGTAGTGTTCTGCGGACTTTTCCCGGTCGACAGGGACGACTTTCCGCGTTTGCGGGAGGCCATCGAGAAGCTTCAGTTGAACGACTCAGCCTTAACGTTTGAGCCCGAGACTTCTGAAGCTCTTGGGTTCGGCTTTCGATGCGGATTTTTGGGATTGCTTCACATGGACATAACGGTGGAACGCCTCAAGAGGGAGTTTGACATAGATCTTGTGGCCACAGCGCCGAACGTGGCATATGAAGTGGTGCTTACAGACGGAAACATCATCGAGGCACACCGGCCGTCTGACTTTCCCGAACCCACGAAGATCGAGGAGATCAGAGAGCCATACATAAAGCTCACGATTTTTTTGCCATCGGATTACGTCGGCAAGGCCATGAAGT is a window from the Acetomicrobium flavidum genome containing:
- a CDS encoding HpcH/HpaI aldolase family protein, with product MANIKERLRNGEALIGTFAVVPSTDSIEILALGGFDFVVLDREHGPHSVEKLQDMVRVAQLHGMGTLVRVPENCEKEILWALDTGADGVLVPMIETASDAANAVKASKYAPIGHRGVALVRSSRYGSLEISSYLNKANEDTFVALQCENTKGLANLEEIASMPGVDMIFFGPFDMSASLGIPGKVDDPKVRDAAARVLDVCKKFGKAAGTFATSADGAARYIKEGFNAVGLGIEAAIYLNAVTSLVKAAKDEAKK
- a CDS encoding tRNA(5-methylaminomethyl-2-thiouridylate) methyltransferase with PP-loop ATPase domain, whose translation is MAKRSPKALLLFSGGLDSLLAGEVLRRNGVQVTCLTFTAPFLTSEKAVSAARLYDYPLIIAPLPERVYINLLTGPPHGFGKYMNPCIDCHALMLKTAGNMMKQRGYDFLATGEVAGERPKSQTIAALRRVDEASGFGDYILRPLSAKLLPPTAPEREGLIDRNRLLAISGRGRKVQIALAQEWHIKKYPSPAGGCPLTEKLFSLKLRRFMKAFEGQISFFHIALLRVGRHFLLPPKAHLVIGRDMKENKRLLQLRLPWMWLVNPINVKGPVALLYSRDGLLTQENFEVSARFVARYSDHEGDPVRILMTSEEDRLNIVTKPAHPAELEKFRI
- the lepA gene encoding translation elongation factor 4: MDNIRNFCIIAHVDHGKSTLADRLLEYTNTIESRRMREQFLDTMDIERERGITIKLVPVRMKYKANDGQEYILNLIDTPGHVDFSYEVSRSLAACEGALLVVDATQGVEAQTLANAYLAVDQGLEIIPVINKIDLPSAQPDEVLRQIEEIIGLDASQALLVSAKEGIGIPEVLEAIVKRIPPPKGDVNAPLQALIFDSVYDNYRGVISYVRLVNGSVKKGQNILFMATRKVYEVEEVGFFIPFMSPSEEIRAGEVGYVIANVKTLFEARVGDTITDANKPTDRPLPGYKHVKPVVFCGLFPVDRDDFPRLREAIEKLQLNDSALTFEPETSEALGFGFRCGFLGLLHMDITVERLKREFDIDLVATAPNVAYEVVLTDGNIIEAHRPSDFPEPTKIEEIREPYIKLTIFLPSDYVGKAMKLCQDRRGEFVSLDYITPERVRLIYNLPLAEFIIDFHDRLKSITRGYASIDYEHIGYKKSDLVKVDILIHGEPVDAFSFICHRDNAYKRALSVIKKLKELIPRQLFEVAIQASIGSRVIARENVKPLRKNVLAKCYGGDVTRKRKLLEKQKEGKEKMKMIGKVQIPQEAFLAFLQADEEE